A single Denticeps clupeoides chromosome 7, fDenClu1.1, whole genome shotgun sequence DNA region contains:
- the lgals2a gene encoding lectin, galactoside-binding, soluble, 2a — translation MAGVVVQNMSFKVGQTLTITGFPQADSTNFAINIGNSEDDLALHVNPRFDAHGDQRAIVCNSYQDGKWCEEHREGGFPFNQGEEFKVVITFTTEEFVITLQDGSQIHFPNRQGGAKYRYMHYEGEVRIHGIEIK, via the exons ATGGCT GGTGTGGTTGTTCAGAACATGTCATTCAAAGTGGGCCAGACCCTGACCATCACCGGGTTCCCACAAGCAGATTCCACCAA TTTTGCCATCAACATTGGGAACAGCGAGGATGACCTGGCCCTACATGTGAACCCCCGCTTTGATGCCCATGGTGACCAGCGCGCCATCGTCTGCAACTCTTACCAGGATGGGAAGTGGTGTGAGGAACACAGAGAGGGGGGCTTCCCCTTCAACCAGGGGGAGGAGTTTAAG GTTGTGATCACCTTTACCACTGAGGAATTTGTTATCACTCTTCAAGACGGCTCACAAATCCAtttcccaaaccgccaaggcgGTGCCAAATACAGATACATGCATTACGAGGGAGAGGTCAGAATCCATGGCATTGAGATCAAGTAG